A genomic stretch from Mycobacteriales bacterium includes:
- a CDS encoding DUF5336 domain-containing protein, giving the protein MTDYDPEMSAPMSRHDLVAVGAGVLVFIASFLPWYGVKFDGGLAESGVNGSVDAWHGLAGVGVILLLFSAVATAAEPMLGEERPRWLGPIVAAVLACLGAAFVLLKSFSLPTPLVAGATTHLEWGGWILVVLVVIEALVSVLRVVHAGDRPAH; this is encoded by the coding sequence GTGACCGACTACGACCCCGAGATGTCTGCTCCGATGTCGCGGCACGACCTCGTCGCCGTCGGTGCCGGTGTCCTGGTCTTCATCGCGTCGTTTCTGCCGTGGTACGGCGTGAAGTTCGACGGCGGTCTTGCGGAGTCCGGCGTCAACGGTTCCGTCGACGCCTGGCACGGGCTTGCCGGCGTCGGCGTGATCCTGTTGCTGTTCTCGGCGGTCGCGACCGCGGCGGAGCCGATGCTCGGCGAGGAGCGGCCGAGGTGGCTCGGGCCGATCGTCGCGGCGGTGCTGGCCTGTCTCGGTGCCGCCTTCGTGTTGCTCAAGAGCTTCTCGCTGCCCACCCCGCTGGTCGCCGGCGCGACGACCCATCTCGAGTGGGGCGGCTGGATCCTGGTGGTCCTCGTCGTGATCGAGGCGCTGGTCAGCGTGCTGCGCGTCGTGCACGCCGGCGATCGGCCTGCGCACTAG
- the dnaG gene encoding DNA primase, translating to MAGRIRDEDIAAVRERVPLEAIIGDYVALRSAGAGRLKGLCPFHEEKTPSFNVNTTLGFYKCFGCGASGDAITFVREMEHLDFSDAIEVLARKAGVELRREEGGAAPAKGGGQRQRLLDAHIEASAFFTASLVSPEAEIARRFLIERGFDEAAWARFSVGYAPNGWDITVNHLRRKGFSDAELLAAGIASQGQRGPIDRFRGRLIWPIRDRKGDIIGFGARRLREDDQGPKYLNTPETPLYKKSQVLYGVDLAKHDIATTGKAVVVEGYTDVMACHLAGETTAVATCGTAFGDEHIAILRRLLMDQDELRGRVIYTFDGDEAGRNAALKAFAGEQKFVTQTFVAVQPDGLDPCELRQQRGDLAVRDLIASHIPLAEFAIRAALERYDLTIPEGRVGALAATAPVVAQLKDTSLRDEYARRLAGWLGMEVEPVLDRVRHGAGGRPADQAPPAASRRRTVAIPDPRDPSLVVEREVAKLVVQRPALAGPVFDGLGEECFVSPAYAAVATAVAKSGGAARSSGGTEWVTRLTEAAETDSVRDLVTELAVEALQAKDEADPRYAEALLVRLEEMALTRRIQDLKSKLQRLNPVESPAEYNRMFGELIELERHKKGLRAKAVGELQ from the coding sequence ATGGCTGGCCGGATCCGCGACGAGGACATCGCGGCGGTCCGCGAGCGGGTGCCGCTGGAAGCGATCATCGGCGACTACGTCGCGCTGCGCAGCGCGGGCGCCGGGCGGCTGAAGGGGCTCTGCCCGTTCCACGAGGAGAAGACGCCCTCGTTCAACGTCAACACCACGCTCGGCTTCTACAAGTGCTTCGGCTGCGGCGCGTCGGGTGACGCGATCACCTTCGTGCGGGAGATGGAGCACCTCGACTTCTCCGACGCGATCGAGGTGCTGGCTCGCAAGGCGGGAGTCGAGCTGCGCCGCGAAGAGGGCGGGGCGGCGCCGGCGAAGGGCGGTGGTCAGCGGCAGCGGCTGCTCGACGCCCACATCGAGGCGTCGGCGTTCTTCACCGCCTCGCTGGTGAGTCCTGAGGCCGAGATCGCCCGGCGGTTCCTCATCGAGCGCGGCTTCGACGAGGCCGCCTGGGCGCGGTTCAGCGTCGGTTACGCCCCGAACGGCTGGGACATCACCGTCAACCACCTGCGCCGTAAAGGCTTCTCCGACGCCGAGCTGCTGGCTGCGGGCATCGCCAGTCAGGGGCAGCGAGGCCCGATCGACCGGTTCCGCGGCCGGCTGATCTGGCCGATCCGCGACCGCAAGGGCGACATCATCGGCTTCGGTGCGCGCCGGCTGCGCGAGGACGACCAGGGTCCGAAGTACCTCAATACGCCGGAGACGCCGCTTTACAAGAAGAGCCAGGTGCTCTACGGCGTGGACCTGGCCAAGCACGACATTGCGACGACCGGCAAGGCAGTGGTCGTCGAGGGCTACACCGACGTGATGGCCTGCCATCTCGCGGGGGAGACCACGGCCGTCGCGACGTGCGGCACCGCGTTCGGCGACGAGCACATCGCCATCCTGCGGCGGCTGCTCATGGACCAGGACGAGCTGCGCGGCCGGGTCATCTACACCTTCGACGGCGACGAGGCGGGGCGCAACGCGGCGCTCAAGGCGTTCGCCGGAGAGCAGAAGTTCGTCACCCAGACCTTCGTCGCGGTCCAGCCGGACGGACTCGACCCGTGTGAGCTGCGCCAGCAGCGGGGCGACCTCGCCGTACGCGACCTCATCGCCAGCCACATCCCGCTCGCCGAGTTCGCGATCCGGGCGGCCCTCGAGCGCTACGACCTGACGATCCCCGAGGGCCGGGTGGGCGCGCTGGCCGCGACCGCGCCGGTGGTGGCGCAGCTCAAGGACACGTCGCTGCGCGACGAGTACGCCCGGCGACTCGCCGGCTGGCTCGGCATGGAGGTCGAGCCCGTTCTCGACCGGGTGCGTCACGGTGCGGGCGGCCGGCCGGCAGACCAGGCGCCACCGGCCGCCAGTCGCCGTCGCACCGTCGCGATCCCGGACCCGCGGGACCCGAGCCTCGTCGTCGAACGCGAGGTCGCCAAGCTGGTGGTGCAGCGACCGGCGCTGGCCGGCCCGGTCTTCGACGGTCTGGGTGAGGAGTGCTTCGTGTCGCCGGCGTACGCCGCGGTCGCGACGGCCGTCGCGAAGTCCGGCGGCGCGGCGCGATCGAGCGGCGGCACCGAGTGGGTCACCCGGCTCACCGAGGCCGCGGAGACCGACTCGGTCCGCGACCTCGTCACCGAGCTCGCGGTGGAGGCGTTGCAGGCGAAGGACGAAGCCGACCCGCGCTACGCCGAGGCGCTGCTGGTCCGGCTGGAGGAGATGGCGCTGACCCGCCGGATCCAGGACCTCAAGTCGAAGCTGCAACGCCTCAACCCGGTCGAGAGCCCGGCGGAGTACAACCGGATGTTCGGGGAGCTGATCGAGCTGGAGCGCCACAAGAAGGGCTTGCGGGCCAAGGCGGTGGGGGAGCTGCAGTGA